The Methanobacterium formicicum nucleotide sequence ACGTAGCTGCTGATTCCAGTTCTTCGGGTAAACCCCAGGTAAGTCAAAGTAGTGGAAATTCCGAGTACTACCTCTTCCCAGTATCTGGTCTTAAAACCGTCACTGTCAATGGGGTGGATATGTCCAGTTACATCCGTGACAGTGCCATTGCCATCCATACTCAGGTAATAGACGAAGGGGAAATCATTATCAAACCCAAAGATGGGTCCATTGTCATTACCGCACCACCAGGTATGAGTCCAGAAAAGGCAGTTAGTATTCCCCAGACTTGACCCTGACTTGGACGGTACCTAGTACAATCAATACAGGGTTTACTGCAACTTCTGAAAACTTATTACTAGTCCAGTTATAGAATGTGTACCATCTATTCATTGCATAAACACACTTGGAATTGAAATGAATGTTTGAAAGGTGAAATAAATGTATCTAGGAAGAATATTAGCAGTTGGAAGTAATGAAACCGGTAACTTTGTGGCCTACAGGGTGTCCAGCCGTTCTTTTCCCAACCGGATCACCCGGACTTTTCCGGACAGGGTAGCGGTGGTTCCAAAGGAAGGCCATGAGAAGGATGTCTTTGTAAGCCCCTACATAGCCTACAATTGCATACGTCTGGTGGATGATGTGGCTGTGGTTTCCAATGGTTCCCACACTGATGTTATTGCTGAGAAAATCGCATCAGGTATGAGTATCCGGGATTCTCTGGCCCTTTCCCTTATGACCATGGACTACGAGAAGGATGACTTCAACACCCCCCGTATTGCCGGGGCAGTCACCATGGACGGAGAAGCATACATCGGTATTGTTACCCACGAAAAGGTACAGGTGGAAAAGGTTCCTGCAGGTGAAGCAAGTTACATATCCACCTACGAACACATCGAACCCCATAAAGTGGAATTTACTGCAAGTAACGTGGCGGAAGCTGCTCAATACATAATGGACCAGGGTAAATTCAAAGATTTCACCAATCCCGTCACTTCTGCTGCTGCTTTTGGTAAAGAAAACTGGAAACTGGAATCAATTTAATTAAATACCATCCTGAACTCCCTTATCTGAATCAATCAAAGGAAACAGGAAAAATCCGTAAGATCCTTAGATTTTACAAGCACATCTACTATCTAAATCCAATTCGGTGCATGGACATGGAGATTAAAATTATAGGACTCGAAGGTATTCCCCTCATTAAAAAGGGAGATGATCTCTCCCAACTCATTTTAAAGGCCATGGAGACACAGGGCATTCAATTCTTTGAAGGGGATATCCTAGTTATTGCCGAAACTGCCATTGCCAAATCTGAAGGTAATGTAATAAACCTAAAGGATATAAAACCCAGCCCAAAGGCCTTAGACATGGCTAATATTACAGGTAAAGACGCAGACCTGGTGGAGGCCATACTCCAGGAATCGGTAGAGGTGGTGGAGGTTGGACCGGACTTCATTATCACTGAAACCAAACACGGTTTTGTGTGCGCCAATGCCGGTATTGATGAATCAAATGTGGATCAAGGTCTGGCCAAACCAATACCCACCGATCCAGATTCCAGTGCCCATAAAATAAGGAAACCCCTGGAGAATGAAACTGGGAAGAATATTGCAGTTATAATCTCCGATACACAGGGGCGAGCCTTCCGTGAAGGGGCTATTGGAACGGCCATCGGGATTTCAGGCATGTTACCAGTTTGGGACCGTGCTGGTGAGCTGGACTTATACGGACGAAAACTTAAAACCACCAGTATAGCTGTGGCTGATGAATTATCCTCTGCAGCTTCTCTGGTAATGGGTCAAGCCGATGAGGGAATACCCGTTGTTATCTTACGGGGTGTTAGTTACTTCCAGAAGCTCAGAAGTGAATTTGCCACCATCAAATCTTTAATAAGGCCAAAGAAATACGATGTTTTCAGAAAATGAACAGGAACTTTAGGAAATATTTATCAATAATGATCATACAACTTTCAAAAAAGTTTTAAAAAACATATGAATCATTTTTCAAAGGGAAATTTTAAAAAAATGATTTAAATCCATGAAAGGTAATGAGTTGATAATATGTCTGTAAATCAGATCGAAACCCAGCTAGAAGCAATAACCATCACCATAGCCCACCTGGAAAAAAGTGAATCCTGTGATCCCAAGGTGCTGGAAGAATTAAAAAAGGAAAGAAGCCGGCTTTTAAAGGAACTCAATGTTCATTAATGTCCATAGGATTTTATCTGAATATTAAGTCAAACTTCGGGTTGGTCCAAAAATACAGATAGTGCATCTAGATAAAGGGATTTAGATCTTAGGGAATGTTAGAGCCGTGCTTTGGCTATCGTTATTTACAACATCTAATACAACAAATAACCTAGAGTGATAATAAAATGATAAGCGTCCTTTCTGGTGGAACCGGCACCCCCAAACTCCTGCAGGGGATGGTAAAACTGATGAACCCCGAAGATATTACGGTAATCGTGAATACCCTGGAAAATGACTATTTTTCCGGAGTTTACGTGGCCCCGGATGTGGATACCGTACTCTACACCCTGGCGGGGATCATCAATGAGGATACCTGGTACGGGGTGAAGGGTGATAGTTTTATAACCCATGATCGGTTAAAGGAGATCGGGTGTCCGGAAACCCTCCGCATCGGGGATCGTGACCGGGCCATGAAGATCCAAAAAACCCTGTTAATGAAAGAACACTCTCTCTCTGAGGCTGTGGATATTCAGAGAAAGGAACTGGGAATTAAATCACCAGTAATTCCCATGAGTAACCAGCAATCTCAGATCACCATAACTACTGACCAGGGAGCAATGGGATTTCACCAGTTCCTGGTGGAAAATCAGGGAACCCCCCGGGTACTTGATGTGAGTTGCCAAAAGGTGGATCCTGCCCCTGGTTTAATTGAATCCATCGAAGACTCAGATATGGTGGTTATTGGACCATCAAACCCCATAACCTCCATCGGGCCGATAATTTCTGCTAAAAGAGTTAAAAAGGCACTTAAAAAAACTTATGTTGTGGGTGTATCCCCTATAGTGGGTGATAAACCAGTTAGTGGACCGGCAGCTAAGTTCATGCAGGCCAAAGGTCATGAAGTTTCCGTCCGGGGAGTGGCCAGCATGTATCATGATTTTATGGATCGGATCATTATTGACCAGGTGGATGCCAATCACCAGGAAGAAATAGAAAAACTAATATTAGATGTTATGATAACAGAGACCATCATGACCAATATGGAAGATAAAATTAATTTAGCCAGATGTACTTTGGGTGAAAATGTATGATACAAATGACTTTAATTCAAATTGACAACTACGGACCATGGACAGTTACCCCCACACCAAGGGCCGAAGCAGACCTGCAGATCCTGCAGGCAGAGTTATACGCCGACCTTCAAAGGCAATTCGCAGTCAAAGGGGGATTGGTCTTCTTCACCCGCTTTGATAACATGCTGGCGGTCACCAACGGCGTGGATATGGACCACCACCTGCGTATACAGAAGTCCATCAACAACCGTTACCCTATAACCGTGAGTATGGGCGTGGGAACTGCTGAAACTCCCTATGAAGCACAGCGAAGCGCCACCAGTGCACTTCAAAAATATGGGGGAGCACAATCCGAGGAACGGAGCGAAATACTGGCCATTGAAGGCCTAGTGAAACCAGATGACAGCTTTGTGCAGATTGCCCATATTGATATAAACGGAATCACTGATTCGCTTACAGATATTATTCCTGCATACGACACTTCTTTTATAGTTAACCGGGTACAACATTTCTTAATGAAAAAATTAATTGAGAAAGGTTCGTTACTGTTTTTCATTGGTGGGGATAACTTCATGTCTCCCTGTAATGGTATGAACCCGGAAGGACTGCTTACCATTATCGAAGAAATAGAAGAAGAAACTAATATCGCCCTTAAAGCCGGTGTTGGAAAGGGACCTAACGCAGAAAAAGCAGCTAACCTTGCTGATCTGGCCCTGGAAGAAATCAGAGGCGGTTGTACCTACAATCTAGTTCACGTTATGAAGGAATAAGTTTAAGTTAAAAAAATATTAATTTTTCCCAAATCTTTTTAATCTATCGGTTGTTATCTTACCTATCAATTAGAAATTAAGGCTCTGAAACCATATTGGTATTAATTTTGAGCTAACAACAGATTTGCCCATATTAAAAACTTATTTGGAGTTGAATTTATTAAAGTCCTAGCCCCCATGGCCGGCATCACGGATGGTGCTTTTTGCCGACATATGACAACCCTTGGATTTGACATGGTAACCCTGGGAGGTTATAATGCAGATTCAGCCACCATTAGTGCAGGCCAAAGTATACTATCTCGTGGGAGGCCAGAGTTTGACCTGAAACCCGGCGAATTAATTTCTCATCTGGAAAAACAATCCCTGATGGTTAAAGATCAGGACAGGTGGAACGGTATGTTATCGGTTAATCTTCGTGCTACTACTCCTGAACCCATTATTGCAGTTTCTCAGCTTAAGAATGTGGATGTGGTGGAGATCAATGCCCACTGTCGGCAGCCGGAGATAACCAACCTGGGATGTGGCCAGGCACTTATGGAGAATATTCCCCACCTGGAAAAATTCACCAGAGAAGTGGTGCAAAAATCAAAAAGTGAAGTATCGGTTAAGATACGGGCTAATGTACCGGGTGTGGATATCCTCGAAGTTTCACGGGTCATAGACCGTGCTGGGGCAGATTTTCTCCATGTAGATGCAATGTATCCTGGTTTGGACACTGCTGATTATGATACAGTCCAATCTATTTGTCAGGAAACTAATTTGTTCGTTATTGGTAACAATTCCATTAGGGATATTGAATCTGCCAGGAAAATGTTGGCTTCAGGTGCCGATGGAATATCAATTGCCCGGGCTGCCATTAAGGGAACACTATCCTTTGATCTGTCCCAAATATAGCAGAGGATATTTTTTTAATATAATAAAATTTTTAATAGGAAATCATATAGATAAACAACTAATGATCAAAAAAAGCTTGAGAGGGATTACTCATTCAATTTGATTGTTATAAAAAAGGTGGTTAAATGTCTTTTATACGATTGGAAAACGTCACCAAAACCTTTGATGGTGTGGAAATCCTGAAAAACCTGAACATAACCATAGAAGAAGGTTCAGTTCTGGGTATTCTGGGAAGAAGCGGTTCTGGAAAATCCGTCCTTATCAATATGTTAAGGGGGATGAAGGACTATCGCCCTACCACAGGTCGAATCATTTACAATGTAGCTGTTTGCCCACAGTGTCTAAGAGTAGAACCTCCTTCCATGGTTGGGAAAGTTTGCCAGTGCGGAGTTACCTTTGAAGCCCATGAAATTGATTTCTGGGATACTGACCGTAAACATTTCGCTGCAATCAAACGCCGTATCTCCATTATGTTACAAAGGACATTTGCTCTTTACGAAGATGACACGGTAATTGATAACGTTATAAAATCAATCACCGGGCGTGATGAAGAAGAGAGTACCTACATGGCCATAGATCTCCTGGACATGGCTCAGATGACCCATCGGATCACTCATATAGCACGTGATCTCTCTGGTGGGGAAAAACAGAGAGTTGTTCTGGCTAGACAAATTGCTAAAGAACCAATGCTCTTTTTAGCAGACGAACCAACCGGTACACTTGACCCTCAAACTGCGGAATTAATCCACCAAGCCCTGATTGAAGGTGTGAAGGAAAAGGGAACCACCATGGTCATCACCTCTCACTGGCCAGAAGTTATGCGCCAGTTATCGGATCATGTGATCTGGCTGGAGAAGGGAGAAATTGTGGAAGAAGGGAACCCCGAAACTGTAGTGCAGAGCTTCCTGGACCAGGTCCCCCTACCGGAGAAGAAAACTGAATTTAAAACCGGTGGCCCCATCATAAAAATGGAAGGAGTCAAAAAACATTACTACTCCATTGATCGAGGAGTGGTTAAGGCCGTAGATGGCATAGACCTGGTTATTGATGAAGGAGAAATATTCGGAGTGGTTGGACTCTCCGGAGCCGGTAAGACCACCCTTTCCCGTATTCTCTATGGCCTCACCGACCCCAGTGGTGGGCAGATCATGGTTAAATTAGGGGATAACTGGATAGATATGACTGAAAAGGGTATATTCGGTCGGGGCAGGGTTAAACCCTACCTGGGAATATTACACCAGGAATACAGCCTTTATCCCCACAGAAATGTTCTGGGAAACTTAACTGAAGCAATAAGCCTGGAATTACCCGCAGAATTTGCTAAAATGAAAGCACTTTACGTGCTGAATGCTGTGGGATTTGATGAAGAATATGCTGAAAAAATAATCACCAAATATCCGGATGAACTGAGTGGAGGAGAAAGACACCGGGTGGCACTGGCCCAGGTTCTCATTAAAGAACCTAACATCGTCATCCTTGATGAACCAACCGGTACCATGGACCCCATGACCCGGGTGCAGGTTACTGATTCCATCCGGAAGGCCCGAGATGAATTGAAACAGACCTTTGTTATTATAAGCCACGACATGGACTTTGTACTTGATGTCTGTGACCGGGCCGCCCTCATGAGAGGAGGAAAAATCCTTAAAACCGGTTTACCCGCTGATATTGTGGAAGATTTAACCCCTTCAGAGAAGAAAAAAATGTTAAAGGAGGAATAAGATGGCTTGGGAAGATTCACCATCACATGTATGCCGAGGGGGAGATAAGAGAGCTTTGACTTTTTGTTGTCCGCCTGTTAAACCTTGTCCTATTGTATTCGCTCTTGAAGAGGCAGGAATGACGCCTCAAGAGTACGTGGAGATTAAAGAGAAATTTGGAGAAAAAACTCGTCTGGGTGAGGGCGAAGGAACCTGTTTTGGATCCCTGGTGTGGTGCTGCAAACCATCCAAACCATGCCCCCTGAGGGATATGGTGCTGCGCAGAATTGGTATGAGCAGTGAAGAGTACATGGATTTAAAACACCAGTTATCACAGGAACTGGTGGGTCATGAACCTACCGACAACGAGGAGAGCATTAAAGCACTGGCCGACACATTCGATGTCTCCCGAGAGGAGGCTTCACAGGTTCTCTCGGAATGTGGTAACGACCTGAAAACTGCAATTAAGGTTCTCCGGATGAAAAATCTGGAAATCTAAGTGGACGTGTGAAGATGGGATGGACTCCCCTCTACCTAAAGATGCCGGATAAAAATGTCCTGGTGGTAGGAGCCGGGGAAGTCGGCCAGCGAAGAGCGCTTCGTTTTCTGGATGCCGGGGCTAATGTAGTGATAAGCGGAGGTAAAATTCCTCCCCAACTGATAAAATTAGGAGCCACCCACAAACCTCGTGCTGAACTTCCACAGTGGATAGATTGGGCAGATTTAGTGGTAGTAGCCAGTGGAGATCACCAATTGAACCAAAAAGTGGCCCAGTTAGCTGAAGATAAACTTGTAAATCGTGCTGACTGCCCGGAAGAGGGAAACCTCATTGTTCCCTCCTCATTTTTTATTAAAGATGTACAGTTTTCCATTTTCACCCAGGGTAAAAGCCCACTTATGGCCAAAGAACTGCGAAAACGCATCCAGGCCGTGGTGAGTGAAGAAGATATCCTTCAACTGGAATTACAGCATTTCACCCGTGAGTTATTGAAGGAAAAGGTGCCGGATCAAAAGAAGCGTCGTGATTATTTATACCAAATCTTAAATGATAAAAAGGTTAATGAATTTTTAGATAGGGGAAAATTGGAAGAGGCCAAAAATTACATTGTCCATTTTATCCAGACCCCTCGTGACCTAGATTAATAAATAAACTAAAAATAGTCCATAAATCCATTACCTAATTATTAGTTTATACCAAACCTAGTAAAAGCCACCAGGGTAATTTGAAAAAAGGTAATACAAATACATCTTCCAGTATTCAGGAGGGTTAAAGTGATTCTTAACATCCGAATTGACCACAAAACCGCGGATATCAATAAAATTGAAGAGTCCACCACTACCATGGAGGACATATTCGCGAAAATACAGAAAGAACATCAAGTGCAGGAATTCATCCAGTTGAAAACCTGCAACCGTGCAGAAATCTATTTGGTCATGGATGAAGCTCCCCTGGACTATCACTGGAACGGCCTGGTAGTTGAAAAGGATGAAAAAGCCCTTGAACATGTTTTAAAACTTTCATGCGGATTAGAATCCATGATCATTGGCGAAGACCAAATATTAGGTCAGTTAAAGGATGCTTACAAAGTTAGTGTTAAAACTGATTGTTGTGGTCAGGTACTGAGTACTGTTTTTACCAAAGCCATACACGTAGGACAATCTGTACGTAAAAAAACACGGATAAATCAGGGTTCAGTTTCAATAGGCTCTGCTGCAGTGAATTTAGCAGAATCCGTCCTTGGAAACCTTAAATGTAAAAAAGTGCTGGTTATTGGGGCCGGTAAAATGGGAACACTGGTAGCCAAAGCACTGGTAGAGAAACATCTCCAGGCGATTGTGGTGGCCAACCGCACCTATGACAGGGCAGTCTGCCTAGCCAAGGAGCTGGGAGGAAGTGCCATCCATTTTGACAGTTTATCCCAAGCAATGTCCGATGCCGATGTGGTTATCAGTGCCACCGGAGCACCACACAACATTCTCACCCAGGAAAAGGTGAGTGAGGCGGTACCCCCTGAACATCTCCAGACCATGGTGATGATTGACATTGCCAATCCCCGGGATATTGAAGAGGAAGTTGCCCAGCTAGGGGTTAAACTATATAACATTGATGATTTAAGAGGCATAGCCGATAAAAACAAAAAAATAAGGGAAACCGAAGCAAAAGAAGCCGAAAAAATCATTGCCGATGAATTAGAACTCCTGGAAAAATCACTGCGACACCTGGAAGTGGAACCAGTCATCGCTCAGATAAGGGCTCAGGCTGAGACCATCAGAATGCGGGAAACCCAGAAGGCCTTCCGCAAGCTGGGAGACATGAATGGTAAGGAAAAGGTGGTTGATGACCTTACCAAGGTGGTGGTAGACCGCGTGTTTTTAGACATCATCCATAACCTAAAAGAAGCCGCCGAAAATAATAATAAAGATGTTCTAAACACGGCCAAGTATATTTTCAAGAATAAAAACTGATACATCTTCTTATTTTATAATACATCCCCATAGATTTATTTTACAATTCATTTATTTTATTAAGGAACTTAAAATCCAAATCCAAGTTCCTCACTACCCCACCTAACCGTAATTTTAAAGAGAGTCACTATTATTTACCCCTGTACATCGATTAGTCCCAGTAAACGGGTGGTAACTATCAGGAGGAAGGGAGCAATTAAAACTGTGCCTATTAACTCTCCCACAGTAGAGCCCAAGTAGGGTATTTCGTGGAGTGCATCAAAAAGTATCTGGCGGATAAGGTAAAGCACTACCCCCGTAATAATCGTGACCATGAACATGTTCCTCAGACCGACCATTCTTATCTTTTTAAAGACTTGGGGCATGTTAAATCCCCAGCGGAGGCTTCCACGATGATGGGCCATGGTCAAAATCGCTCCCTGCATTAGGATGTTGAAACAGACTAAGAAAACCAGCATCCCCAGGATCAGCAGGGCCATTCCCCACTGTGAATCAAAGTCTAAAAGGTCTCCTAATTCAGAAAGCCCAAGAACCACTAATAAGAAAGGCAACATAAAATAAACAATGAGAATCAGACTCTCTTTTATTCCATGGACAAAAAGATTTAAGGGATGATGGAAACTAGGCGGGCGGGTTGATCCTTCAACTGTTTCCTCTACTATACGGAAACCATATCCTATTTCAATAAAGGACAATAAGATGACAACTCCCACAATGGATGCAAGTATTAAAATATCCAGTACACTGTTACCGGTGGAAGCTGAATACAAATCCATAGCATGGTCCGCTAAAAGCAGTATTAACCCCAGTATCAAAAAATTGCGCCAGTCCGAAAGTGCATAACTTGCAGCATCCTTTAAAATAATTTTTAAGTTTCTATTGGCAACCAAGACTTTCCCCATCCATTAAATTATTGTCCACAACATCCCATAATTTACCCATTTCCATAATAACCGAAGTAATGACTTATACTAAATTTACAGTATGATGGTTATCAGGATAAAACTGTTTCCCCACTTAATGATAAATCTGGGTAGAAAATAAAAGATAAAAGAAAAAAATGAAAAAAATATAGAAAATTTAGTTTATTTAAAAAAAAGAGAATTATGCAAACATGCCTTTGGGTTCGTTTTTCTCTTTTTCATGATGTTTCAATGCGTACTGGAAGTTTTCCCAGGTAACACTTTCCTGGTCTTCGGATATAGCCTTGTGTAACGCCACTTTAAGCAGCCGGTCCTTGATATCCCTACCAGACATGCCCTTGGAGAGGCTGGCCAGTTTTTTCACGTTAACATCAACTGGTAAAGGCATGGATTCAATGTACATTTCCAGTATTCTTTTCCTTTCACCTTCATCCGGAAGAACAAACTCAATTTCCTCTTCAAAACGACTTCTAAGTGCGTAATCAAGTAATTGAGGATTGTTAGTAGCTCCAATGGTTACCACCCCCAGATTGGGGTTGATACCATCCAGTTCAGTTAAAAGGGCATTGACCACTTCAGAAACATCACCCCGTAAGGACTGGTACTTACGGTCCAGACCAATGGCATCTATTTCATCTATGAAAATCACAGCCGGTGCACAGGCTGATGCTGCTTCAAAAAGATCGTGTATCTGACGTGCCCCATCACCCACATGTTCCCCAATAAGACTGGTAGCCTTAACCAAGAAGAGAGGGACCTGCATTTCATGAGATAATGATTTGGCCAGCATGGTCTTACCCGTACCCGGAGTTCCGTGGAAAAGGACGTTGCGGGGTGCCCATCCCTGAAATGTTTCTGGTTCCTGGAGGTACTTGGTGATGATTTTACACTTGGTCTTGGCCCGATCCTGACCAATAACATCACTCATTTTAAAGTTACTTTCCACCTTCTTAACCTCACGAACCTCTTCCACCTCCATGAGAAGTATGGAAGTGTTCTGGGTTATGCGTGAGTCATCTGGATGGGCCTTTATCACCTTAAATGCAAAATCAGGCAGTAATTTCTGGTCAAAAAGGAATGAACCTTCTTTCACTGTATAACCTGCCCACTGCTCCCGGGCATAGAGTTCGAAAAGTTCAGTGTCGAATATCTCAATTTTAGGGTTCTCCAC carries:
- a CDS encoding ExbD/TolR family protein, giving the protein MAIDTTSYRRKLRSKQARVNLVPLIDVIFTILIFLMVTSSFHVAADSSSSGKPQVSQSSGNSEYYLFPVSGLKTVTVNGVDMSSYIRDSAIAIHTQVIDEGEIIIKPKDGSIVITAPPGMSPEKAVSIPQT
- a CDS encoding IMP cyclohydrolase gives rise to the protein MYLGRILAVGSNETGNFVAYRVSSRSFPNRITRTFPDRVAVVPKEGHEKDVFVSPYIAYNCIRLVDDVAVVSNGSHTDVIAEKIASGMSIRDSLALSLMTMDYEKDDFNTPRIAGAVTMDGEAYIGIVTHEKVQVEKVPAGEASYISTYEHIEPHKVEFTASNVAEAAQYIMDQGKFKDFTNPVTSAAAFGKENWKLESI
- a CDS encoding coenzyme F420-0:L-glutamate ligase; protein product: MEIKIIGLEGIPLIKKGDDLSQLILKAMETQGIQFFEGDILVIAETAIAKSEGNVINLKDIKPSPKALDMANITGKDADLVEAILQESVEVVEVGPDFIITETKHGFVCANAGIDESNVDQGLAKPIPTDPDSSAHKIRKPLENETGKNIAVIISDTQGRAFREGAIGTAIGISGMLPVWDRAGELDLYGRKLKTTSIAVADELSSAASLVMGQADEGIPVVILRGVSYFQKLRSEFATIKSLIRPKKYDVFRK
- the cofD gene encoding 2-phospho-L-lactate transferase is translated as MISVLSGGTGTPKLLQGMVKLMNPEDITVIVNTLENDYFSGVYVAPDVDTVLYTLAGIINEDTWYGVKGDSFITHDRLKEIGCPETLRIGDRDRAMKIQKTLLMKEHSLSEAVDIQRKELGIKSPVIPMSNQQSQITITTDQGAMGFHQFLVENQGTPRVLDVSCQKVDPAPGLIESIEDSDMVVIGPSNPITSIGPIISAKRVKKALKKTYVVGVSPIVGDKPVSGPAAKFMQAKGHEVSVRGVASMYHDFMDRIIIDQVDANHQEEIEKLILDVMITETIMTNMEDKINLARCTLGENV
- a CDS encoding GTP cyclohydrolase III, translating into MIQMTLIQIDNYGPWTVTPTPRAEADLQILQAELYADLQRQFAVKGGLVFFTRFDNMLAVTNGVDMDHHLRIQKSINNRYPITVSMGVGTAETPYEAQRSATSALQKYGGAQSEERSEILAIEGLVKPDDSFVQIAHIDINGITDSLTDIIPAYDTSFIVNRVQHFLMKKLIEKGSLLFFIGGDNFMSPCNGMNPEGLLTIIEEIEEETNIALKAGVGKGPNAEKAANLADLALEEIRGGCTYNLVHVMKE
- a CDS encoding MJ0144 family RNA dihydrouridine synthase-like protein, with translation MAGITDGAFCRHMTTLGFDMVTLGGYNADSATISAGQSILSRGRPEFDLKPGELISHLEKQSLMVKDQDRWNGMLSVNLRATTPEPIIAVSQLKNVDVVEINAHCRQPEITNLGCGQALMENIPHLEKFTREVVQKSKSEVSVKIRANVPGVDILEVSRVIDRAGADFLHVDAMYPGLDTADYDTVQSICQETNLFVIGNNSIRDIESARKMLASGADGISIARAAIKGTLSFDLSQI
- the atwA gene encoding methyl coenzyme M reductase system, component A2: MSFIRLENVTKTFDGVEILKNLNITIEEGSVLGILGRSGSGKSVLINMLRGMKDYRPTTGRIIYNVAVCPQCLRVEPPSMVGKVCQCGVTFEAHEIDFWDTDRKHFAAIKRRISIMLQRTFALYEDDTVIDNVIKSITGRDEEESTYMAIDLLDMAQMTHRITHIARDLSGGEKQRVVLARQIAKEPMLFLADEPTGTLDPQTAELIHQALIEGVKEKGTTMVITSHWPEVMRQLSDHVIWLEKGEIVEEGNPETVVQSFLDQVPLPEKKTEFKTGGPIIKMEGVKKHYYSIDRGVVKAVDGIDLVIDEGEIFGVVGLSGAGKTTLSRILYGLTDPSGGQIMVKLGDNWIDMTEKGIFGRGRVKPYLGILHQEYSLYPHRNVLGNLTEAISLELPAEFAKMKALYVLNAVGFDEEYAEKIITKYPDELSGGERHRVALAQVLIKEPNIVILDEPTGTMDPMTRVQVTDSIRKARDELKQTFVIISHDMDFVLDVCDRAALMRGGKILKTGLPADIVEDLTPSEKKKMLKEE
- a CDS encoding methanogenesis marker 9 domain-containing protein, with amino-acid sequence MAWEDSPSHVCRGGDKRALTFCCPPVKPCPIVFALEEAGMTPQEYVEIKEKFGEKTRLGEGEGTCFGSLVWCCKPSKPCPLRDMVLRRIGMSSEEYMDLKHQLSQELVGHEPTDNEESIKALADTFDVSREEASQVLSECGNDLKTAIKVLRMKNLEI
- a CDS encoding precorrin-2 dehydrogenase/sirohydrochlorin ferrochelatase family protein, whose protein sequence is MGWTPLYLKMPDKNVLVVGAGEVGQRRALRFLDAGANVVISGGKIPPQLIKLGATHKPRAELPQWIDWADLVVVASGDHQLNQKVAQLAEDKLVNRADCPEEGNLIVPSSFFIKDVQFSIFTQGKSPLMAKELRKRIQAVVSEEDILQLELQHFTRELLKEKVPDQKKRRDYLYQILNDKKVNEFLDRGKLEEAKNYIVHFIQTPRDLD
- the hemA gene encoding glutamyl-tRNA reductase, with the protein product MILNIRIDHKTADINKIEESTTTMEDIFAKIQKEHQVQEFIQLKTCNRAEIYLVMDEAPLDYHWNGLVVEKDEKALEHVLKLSCGLESMIIGEDQILGQLKDAYKVSVKTDCCGQVLSTVFTKAIHVGQSVRKKTRINQGSVSIGSAAVNLAESVLGNLKCKKVLVIGAGKMGTLVAKALVEKHLQAIVVANRTYDRAVCLAKELGGSAIHFDSLSQAMSDADVVISATGAPHNILTQEKVSEAVPPEHLQTMVMIDIANPRDIEEEVAQLGVKLYNIDDLRGIADKNKKIRETEAKEAEKIIADELELLEKSLRHLEVEPVIAQIRAQAETIRMRETQKAFRKLGDMNGKEKVVDDLTKVVVDRVFLDIIHNLKEAAENNNKDVLNTAKYIFKNKN
- a CDS encoding DUF4013 domain-containing protein, translated to MGKVLVANRNLKIILKDAASYALSDWRNFLILGLILLLADHAMDLYSASTGNSVLDILILASIVGVVILLSFIEIGYGFRIVEETVEGSTRPPSFHHPLNLFVHGIKESLILIVYFMLPFLLVVLGLSELGDLLDFDSQWGMALLILGMLVFLVCFNILMQGAILTMAHHRGSLRWGFNMPQVFKKIRMVGLRNMFMVTIITGVVLYLIRQILFDALHEIPYLGSTVGELIGTVLIAPFLLIVTTRLLGLIDVQG
- a CDS encoding AAA family ATPase, translating into MKLNNITPDPIVSEKKTCTGPEDTGKETKMVVLQSIGYPFLCNLVENPKIEIFDTELFELYAREQWAGYTVKEGSFLFDQKLLPDFAFKVIKAHPDDSRITQNTSILLMEVEEVREVKKVESNFKMSDVIGQDRAKTKCKIITKYLQEPETFQGWAPRNVLFHGTPGTGKTMLAKSLSHEMQVPLFLVKATSLIGEHVGDGARQIHDLFEAASACAPAVIFIDEIDAIGLDRKYQSLRGDVSEVVNALLTELDGINPNLGVVTIGATNNPQLLDYALRSRFEEEIEFVLPDEGERKRILEMYIESMPLPVDVNVKKLASLSKGMSGRDIKDRLLKVALHKAISEDQESVTWENFQYALKHHEKEKNEPKGMFA